The genome window CAAGATTCTAAGGCTTCTTAGTCTTGTCCTATTATATGAAGTAAATGCTTTCAAAGGCATACTTTCACAGATGTAATAGACTAATAGTACATTCACCTGGAATATATGCAACTGAACGACAGATGATTAAGAAATGTGCAGCACAGTGGACATATATTACACAACATTATATGGTGCACTACAATGGTTGGAATTTGGAAATAAGTACCAACTACTGAACTGAAATGGACAGGATATTAAGTACATATGAAGGGTGGAATAACAGAGTTCTTCGTGTCCTACAAGTAGCATAGCGCTAATTTATTATTACAACCACCATGCCTGGTAATAGTAGATTAAAGAGTGCTAAGGTCTCTGCCCTgtgcagagagagagggagggagtgaAGGGGGGCCTGGACCTAACCATGGTAGTGACACTGAGAAGTAATGACATCTACATGAGTGGGGTGACCCAAGACAACAAAAATTCATCTATGGGTCCATTGTGTTAATGAGTTACACAGCAGTGCTTGGTTACTCCAAAGCCTTCTTTGGAGTCCCCAATGCTGTGTTTCGAGGGACAGGGGGTAGTGCCAAGTGCTAAAAACAAACATTGGCACTACTCTGAACCTGTTTCTGATTAGGGGCACAGGCTCTCCTTAGAGCCTTGACCACCTAGATGCAAGCTATCAACTGAAAGATCAAATAAATTGTTAGTTGGTGCATCTAATCTTTTGCAAAGAAAAGATGAGTTGGTTACACTAGTCGCTGGTCATATATCATATGCATTTGGTCTAGGTAACACCGTAACAGCAGGACTATAGAAGGGTAGGTTTGCCTAAATGGTTTATGCTTCAACAAGAAATGTCAGGCCTAAGCTAGGTACAGTTGGGATTCTACCGATGAAATGTGGGAGTGGCATGCTAGTTCAGTTATTTAGCTGTCATTGTAGTCCAATTTGACTAGTATCAGCATGAACCCTCCTTGGGTCATGCTTGACTGTTAGTATCTTTTAGTTACAGCCTTGTCTCGCTACAGCTGAAATTAACTCTCCCAGATAAAGTCCTTCCTTGGACTATATTTAGAATGGTTAGGGTTTGTACTTGTCTGTTAGAACGCCCCATCCTCGGGGCATGAAGCTTTGTGCCCATCCTGGGGCTAAAGCTAATATCCAGTTACCACATGACCATGTGGGATATGGATGTGAGCACTTTGGCTGATAAACATGATCTACAATAGTGCCTTTTGGTGTTAGAGATGGATGCATGGACTCGACAAGTTGGAAACGAGACAGTACAGCAATGACGAGAAGGGAGACCATGGTTAGGCCAAGGGTTGCTCTGGAGCAGTGGACACTGAGGGAATCAACCGGTAAGGATGAGCAGCCTGTGTTGGAGTTGGCATGGTTGGAGCTGCGAGTGCCATAGTCATGCCTGTTTAATGGGGATACACACTGTCAAGATATTAGTATCGCAGCTTAGCAGAAAGAATTTGTTCAAATAATTCTGATAACATAGGAAGTGAGTTTCTTATCAAACCAATGCAGGCATATTTTTTTTATCGCACTTTCAACTGTTTTCAAATGCATGCACAATAGTTTACATTCTTGCATTGTAACTTGATAGATTGACAAATGAATGCTGGTGGATTATTAGAACAATATGTGAGTTTAGAATTTGCATCAAGTGCTACATTAAGCTAGGATGACAAAAGCACAATCAGATGAGTTTTGAATCCCTTTATAATGTTTCTAGTTAGATATCAAGAAGAATGAAGCTAGAAATACCTGCTTGGGCTTGAGGACTTGCTGCTAGTGACAATGGTCCTCCATACTGCTGAGCAAAGCCGTTCACAGCTGCAGCTGTAGATGATACAGTTGAGAAGTGGAACATTTGTGGGTATTGCAAGTTGTAGCCTTGTCCACTTGTATAGTTGGTAGTAGTGTTTCCTGATTGCCCAAACTGGAAATATGGATAAAAGGGACTTGTTCCTGTCACCATGCCAGCTCCTCCTCCATAAAATGTGTACTGAGGTCCTCCATATATATTATAAAAGTTCTATTTAACAGACAAGGGAATCCAATAAGTATTTATGTTTTATATTATGCTCATGATAAAAAAAAACTCTGTTAACTACCACTCCTTTCATTGGTAAGTATCTGATGTTTTAGAAATCGTAGTATTATCTACTACTTGCTATGGTGCAGACACTGATATCTGATAGCACAGTGGTTGAGCACGCCAGTGCGGAGCTCCCCATCAGGGTTCAATCCATGGTGCTGCATGGTTATGTGCCCACCTCCGTGGTTGAAACAGGGCAGATGGTTCCGCGGCTGCCAAAGAAGCGTGAACGTGTAAGGGTCCTGCCTGTTTGCCAGGTTTGGTGGGGCCTCCTTCTTAAGAATAAAGTCAAAGGGATGTTTCTCCCCTTGATCAAGTTTTTTTTCCATACTTGGTATGGTAGTCGCTGTTTGAACCCAAGCACCTTTTAAAAGATATACTTTGTTACAGTACTCCAGAGTCCAGGTTGGGGTCTGCCTTTGGTTTTTATTTGGTTAACAATGTGTCTACTGACTAGAGATTCACAGACTAAGGCCTCGTACCATGTGTGGCTGGGTACGATAAAGGTTGCTATAGGACCAGAAACCACTATGTAGTCCTCATGTCATTGCTTAATATGGAGAGTACATGTTTTTCAATCGTAGAGACTAGATCACTAGAGGCTGGGCCCTTCATCATCTAGAATAATTGTTTTGAGGAAGACTGGAAAGCAATTGGCTATCCACGAGCAGATATTTGACTCTACATGATTGTATCTCTTTCCTTGTCAAACTTGAAGAAGCAAAATGATTTTGAATTTTGAAAGGATAGTTTAGATGATTTAGCACATATTATTGTCGTTATGCAGGAAAGGTAGGCAGAAGGTGAATCTTTTTATGAGCAGCTCTCTAGCAGTGCTTAGGTGCCTTCATTTTTATGTGAAATCATGTGGCAGTTGATCTTGCTTTAGATTTTTCAGATGATACCGCCGTATTCTTTGCATCTTCATGTCATATTTCTTGATGATAAAAAGTGACCAAAACTTTTTTAATCGTGTTCAAACAAAACTGGCACTAATATAATGGCTTTTGGTTGAATATTTCATCATTTGATGTTTTTCTTTGATGGGTTCTGCATACTACTGCAGTTATGTACTTCTGTTTTAAGAAAAGGTGCATGCTGACTGTCAGTCTTTTTAGAACTTGTTTCCAGCATAACGGAATTGTACAGTAAGCACACGAGAGCTGAAGGCCAACCCTCAAGTTTTGGTCTGAAAGGTTTCTGAGGCTAAAATGATTGGTAATTCTGGTTTTCGTCGGGAAAAAAGACGGGTAATTCTTAAATTATTTTCTTATTGTGTGCCATTTGCATTTAGTTTCCTTCTGTGGAACATTGTGTTATATAATCATATATTATAGCCAGAAAAAATTACACACTGCAATTTTCCGTGCATTGTTTATCATGTCATAATTTTGACGATGCATGATGCAAAGATACTTTGATGCACTCAGTGACATCCATGCTACTGCACTTATTAATTCATGTTGAAATGAATAAAAGCAACGATTTTATTGTACTGTTGGTGAAGCAAATAGAGCTTATTAGCAATGTAGTTAGGTACACTTACTGTTGGATAACCGTAGTCTAGGGTATATGGAGAGTACCTGCAGAGTGAAGGATAGAAGGGGATATTAGTTTTTCCTTACAAATTAATTATGAAATTTTGTTCGTTTATAACGTGATAGAGCGAGCTACTTGATTTCTAAAGGAGACACAGAGAAGTCGTTGCTATCGCAGCTATGCTTACTGTTCACGAGGGTGAGCACATGACAGGGCTGCCATCATGTGCCACTAGCACGCATGACTACTTTATGGGTGTGTGAGGGCTGAGGATGTATGTAAGAGAGAGTAATAGGTGCATGCAAGCTAGAAGCCTCGTGCCCATTCACCATTGACCAAGGTGACATGTCACAATGCACATGTCATGCATGTGATACCCCCACACCCGTCACGACTTTCAAGTTTCACGGGGCCCCGATTCTGACCAGATGTGTGCGCGTATAGgtagagagggagggagggaggggtaCCCATAGATATGGTAGGGGAGGCCTTGTGGGATGGCATAATGAGGGAAGGTGGCATGAGAAGGAAAAGCTGCGCCCAGTCCACCTTGGATTCCTGCCTGCTGGCTGAAAGATTTCATCACTTTAAAGTTCCTAGCCCCTCCTGTAGCAACATCATCAGCAAAAAAAGAGAGAGCAATTTTACCCACATTGCTTGCTAATATTATCAGGAGAAGGCACTTATTAAAAAAACAGGCATGTGCATCTTTCTGTCTTCAGTCTATCAGTTGCAAGCAAGACAGCATAATAGCAGTAAAAGGTCCTGGTTGCTACACCTTATTAATATATGATTATTTTTTCATTGGAATGTTTTATAATCCACTCCTAGGAATAGTATACCACATTATCTGAAACAAGGTACTTAGCTCGAGGATAACTAACATCTATGTACTATTGATGTTCCTTCAGCTCTACCTTTTCCAACAAGCAATGCCAACAGTATATTCTTCCAAGTCTATATATTTATTGTTTTAACTGAAGGCAATTCCAATTAACATGAACTGTTTTAATGGAAACCATTGTTTTTAGGACACTTAAGTAGCACCGTGTTAAAGCTACACATTTAAGCATTTTATTCTTTACTGGATGCCTACACAATAGCCTCATTGAGCACTTGAGGCTGGCCATCTATAAAAATTAGGCAATTTGTTGCCATCTCTTTAAGCTCTTTGCTGATTTTAATGCTATGAAGGAACCTTTAGTGCATAAAATCATGGTAGTTCGTTTGTGGTCATGCGTGGAAGTACATATAAAATTTCTAGCAATACGTCAATATCTAAGAGGTATAATGACAATTATGATTGTTCTTTTTCAAAATCTTATAGGTTATATATTGCTCTACTCAACTCACTAGAACTTCTCATAAAACACTTAAGCAAGCAAGCTAATTATTTCTTCTGTGCTGCCTTGTACAGTTCTGATTTCTGAAAGATGATAAATATCTAACCATGCTGGGGAGTAGGAGGCCTAGATCTTTGAACCCCAAGGGAAGCAAGATTACAGTTAGCCCTCCTCCCATCAATCACCGGTGCAGGATCAACGCAAGCTCTCATTGCCGCATCCGAGTCCCGGAAGGTAACCTACAATGTGAATTCACGGTGCATGGTTAACTGAAATTAAACAAACACTATATGTTGCATCAGAAAAGAAAGAAAAGTGACACATCAACAGGGGAGAGAAATGTTTATAAAGTCTACTGAAATTAAATGCATATAAAGGAGATGAATTGTGTAGAATCATACAAATCCGTAGCCCTTGGATCTGCCAGTGTTCTTGTCAGTGATGACAACAGCCTCCAGGATCTCTCCAAACTGCTCGAAATACTTCCTCATAGTCTCCTTCTGGGTTTCCCACGCGAGTCCCCCAACAAAAACCTTGGTGTAGGTCGTGTCCCCAAACTGCCCCATCACACTCGGTGGACTCATGGTATTTCCAACTTAGAAGCAGCAAATCTATCTCCAACAATCAGCAGCAAGGTCAGCAACTTAGGATCTGAACTGCCGGGACTAAGTTCTTGTTAGAGGAGAGAAAGAGAGGAGGGAGGGAGGAAAGCTAAAGGTTAGAGGAAAAGgggtagaggagagagagggcgagGTACAGAAACATCAATATATACTAGTGTTTGCTATAATGCACCAGCGAGGTCCTTTTGGTCCAAAGCACGCTCATATTAAAATACCATGCACCGGGAGACACCCACCCCCGCCAATAGTAGGTAAAAATGGCCGTGCTGCCCCTATCAGAGTGAACAGTAGTTACAGGGTGGTGTTGGGCTGTCCTTGTCTGTAGAGTGGTAGAAACACAACGGATGGCGGGGACTGGGGATTAGTCCAACGGGATTATGGAGCTTAGGAGGATTCTTTCCGAACTTATCTGGATCTTAACATGTGTTGTTCTTTTTGCATTTGGATTTTGATTGTCATTTGAGCTTTGCTAATTGTTCAGTTCCACGGCTTTATAACGTGAGGAAAAATATTTAATGAATTTTTACTTATTAACACGGTTCTTATTTCTATTGCTGTTGTAGCGGGGCATAGTTGGTGATAGCACGGTATTTTTAAGGCACTATATACTGTTAGTAAACCATATCTCTAGGTGGTTAAGAGACCACCTGTATTTGCTGTGCAAAAAAGTTTGATGATTAGCTGATTAAATTTGACCTTTATACCCTTGTTTCTTATAGCCTAGAAAATACCATGGCCCATCTGTGAAATTTGAATGTTTTGAAGCCATTTATTACAGCGAATAAAAACGCTAGAGGCTAGATCAAtgatctgatgttattgtgagcaTTTGTGATCCTAGTCCACTTGAGTGAGTGCGACATGCTGTGGTGGAGGCCGGAGACTTTTGCATAGTACATCATCAATAATGCACAAAGGCATTCTTTAGAAGTGAAGATATTTGATATGGGTTGCCTAGCACTGGTAAACAGAAGGGAGATGCGTGATGTGTCATCAGGTCTGATCTGGAGATGGACGGCTGGAGACGCTTGCCCATTTGGTGTGGTTGGGATCTGCTCAATCGCTTGATAAGGACTCAGCCCCATAGCTTTTGCCTCCTAGCTCCTAACTCTAGACCTCTCGTTGTTTATATTATAAGCCATCTCTGATAATAACATCCTCCATAGCTCGATCATCCCTCAAAAACAGCAACGATATAACCTTTTTGACGGTGTGGCCACGTGTACGTAGTATACGTACCTATCCATGCAATGTCTTGCTGCTGACTAATAATAGGCGTCCCTTTCTTACCTGGCGAATATAGGAGAATATACAAAAAGAACATTATGCTAAGGTATATGGCACGAAAGCTTTATTATATTTATATTACTAACAGTGGAAGTGCATACCTATGGGTGattatgcataaaatcatttgccGTATTTTTTGTTATTAATATATAATATAGCCAATCTGCGATGGGTGAGTGGGCTCCAACGGATTGTATTGGGGACAAATAAGTTAAGTTACAATTTTTTATAGTTTTGTTGTGTGATTAGAGAAAGTCGTAAATCAAGAAGGATGGAATGTCCCAGTCTAATCTGTTGAAAGTTCTCAGAGGATAGTATCGCTGTGTGGGGCGGCTATTGCCTGCTAATTTAGCAGACTGAGGTGTGAATGCGGTTTAGGTCGATTAGCTTCCATTTTGGACAAGGCGCACTGTTTTGCTGTGTGTGCCCTGAATTTGTCCAGAATCCCCGTGAAGAATTAATGCTTGGTGAAACGAACAATGTCATGTGATGTTTCTCCAGAAATGTGGTCCCGTTCATTTTTTTTATATAGTTGGTGGTGATTGCAGTACTGAAGTTATCCTCCCTGGAAGCTGGAACGATTGAACTGTAGTGGTCGGTGTTAATATAGTACAAAGTCTAGCATTTGGCATGAAGAATAATATTCTGAATACTGTTTTCTTTCGTCAGCTGTTCCTCTCTCCCGGCAATTCTTCTTCCGTTCTTGCTCTAATCATTTGGCCACCTACTTCATCGCGAAGGTAAGTCTTTTATTACATTCTGTTGAAGTACGTATTTCACAAGGGAGGAATCAAGCCTGGTCCAATATCGTCTGACGTACGTATCAGTATCCTGGATTTTGTTTCCCCAATTTGTGTCCGTTGCCTGTTTGACTGGCCTTGGAACAAGGGTAGCAAAGCAATTTTGAATGTAAGGGGGCAGCCTCTTACTCCATGGTCCCTATTATGCCTAAATTAATGTGCTCTACGTACTGTTGTAGTTATCTAGACATGTAGGGCAAGCACACCCGCTCTTCTTGTCTGTTCATTTTAGACATCAGTGTTGATCCTTAGAAATCTGAGCCATTGCTTTCTATGTATCAAAATACTTATGAACCACGATCCAGAAAGCATGGCCATCCCCATCCCACGTTTTGATTGTGTTTTTAACACCTGATTTTGTGGCGTCCTAATTAAATTTGTGTTTGTTTGATTCCTCGGGAAATGACATTTTCGTTTTTTTTTTGTGAGCGACGGATTACAATACTCCCATATGCTGATATGCCCCTTCACACCTTCCACACGGCAAATATAGGGGGAAAAAAGAATGGCGGCAATGAAGCCGACCGGCCGGTGTGAAAAAAGGTCGTCGGCTGGTGCCTAACTGCGCATAATTTCAGATTCTACCACCCCGCCCCCCAGTTTCCAATCTCTTCTTGCAGGGCGACGTTTGGGCGGTGCCAAACCTGACGTTGCAAAAAGGGCTTAGCTTGCCTTTCCTTTGCAAGAAAGAAAAAATGTTGCCCGAAAGGAAACCACCACCCATTTTCTAATGGTGGAGCGTTGAATTCTGCCGCGATAAAATGTTCGCGTGTTGCTTTCGCAGCCTTTTGATTTGCTTGTGACAAGAAAACCGCGAAATTTCCACTCCCGTAGTTGCGCTCCATCTTGCTTACAACTGTACCCAAGCTCGAGATCCAATGTCTTTTTTTTTGTCCCCGTTTCGTGCAGGTGGCTTGCGCAAAATATGTTGAAGCAACGGGGAGTATCATGGAAACACGCTCGACAGAAGTTACCGCAAGAGCAAGGACAAGATTCCCGTCGCGGGCATGACTACTGATGCGTACTGTGTCGGTTTTATCCAAATCCCATCCTCAGCAAAGCAGCCGAGATGCAGTAGTACGTGTACGTGGACAGACGAGAACGACACCCGGGCCTAGCTAGAAACCAGTCGCCGTCTGGTCCACGCGACCTCGACCTCTTGCCGGTTTCACCTGCATTATTATGCACACTAGTAGTTCCGAGAGGGGGGAGGAGGGATTTACCACTTACCAGCGGTTTGGGTGGCTGATTGAGTGGAACGAACAATGGAATAAGGCCCGGGTACCTCATATGAAAGCCATCGCACGTCCGTTCAGTGTGACGTGCCTAGGCTGCGCCGTAAACGTAACAGAAAGCAGCAGCATCTTCCCGCCGTTGTTTTACCCATGAATGCATCGGCGGCTGCAGGTGGGCCAGGAGCCGTTTGGGCGCAATAATAAAATCTGGAAACAGCTGGCGCGACGCACACCCACGGAGTGAACAGACAGAGTGTGCCCCCCACCCCCACGCGAGGAAGGAACGAGACCAGCTGTAAAGCGGGCCCGGCCTACTGGGGCGGCCATCGAAGGTCTGCCCCACTTGCGCCCAAAAAGCCACCGACCACTGTCCCCCCTGCCCCGGGCTCGGCGGCACGTGCGGTCCAGGTACCGCCCGCGTGGCGTGGCCCGTGCTCACAGTCAGTCAGTCACAGACTGCTGAAGTGGATGTGGAGGCGGAACGGAACTGTGGATCCCCGACCTCCTTCCTCTCCCTTGTGGTGCAACAGGAAATTTACCCCTGCACGCCCTTCCTCTGGTAAAGGACACGGCAGCCGTGGTGGTACCTTGTTCTTTGGATACCACAACTTTTTTCTGCACGCATTGTACTGCCCTAATGGCTAATGGCCTAGTCTAGTAGTACCACCGTTGTGGCGTTGTCCAGGGAAAAAAATACAGTTCTAAGTTCGGCTAAAGTGAATACTATATTTTAAGTTCAACTAAAAATAGCCGATTCCAATAAAAAGAAGGAGAAAGAACAGCAGTTTTGCAAGGATGACGAGGGAGTAAAACCCCCGGTTCGCTGTTCGCCCTGGAAGGCTGGAGCCTGTCGCGCGCGTGATTGTACGTAGACAGTTTGCGCAGTGCAGTGGGCGAGTGGCGAGAGCTGAGAGCAAGTGGCAAGTGCACGCTGGCGGGTGACGCTGACGCCGTGGGCGGTGCCTCGCACTCGCAGCAATATACAATTCGTGACACGGCGCCAGTGCGTTGCGGGGAGGGGCCCCGTGGCGGTCAAGTCATTGCAGCGGGGGTGTGGATCTCGAGGCATGCATGTGGGCGTGGTCCAAGCATCGCAGATTCTGTCCGGCTGGTGCAGCAGCCAGCAGGGCACAGCTAGGCGGGCATCGTCTCCCTCGTATCGTCGACGGTCCACCGCAAACGACGAAGATTGCTGTTTTGTTCCCGTCCGCTCCCAGTCCCAGACAAAGGCCGCCGGGGTATCGCTGGCGCGTTACGCATTCCACCTTCGTCCTCCGGGGAGGGGGCGCAGACTGCAGCGTGCAGCGCAGCCTACGGTGGCCGACGACCAGAAAAGACGAGACCGACGGTCAAGGCAATTCATAGCTAGGTTAAAGGGTGCTTGCCcttgtcccccccccccccccccccccccccctctgcgtGGCGAGAAATGCTAGTTTAATCCTAATTAAGATAAGATGCTCAAACAGAACTGCAGTAACATGGCACGGAGGCGTGGGCACAAGCCCCAAGCACTGTGGCGCGGCTATAGGACTTGGAGTGGAGACAGACAGTGAGTGAGGAAAAGAGAGGCTCGTTTGACCAGGCGACCAAGCGCTGCTGAGACGATGGCAGCACATCGCTGCACACTCGTCACCAGCAAGCAAGCTCACCGGTCCGGGGCAGCAGCAGGAGGAACGGACGGACATGCAGAGCGTCAGCAGTACACCACTCGGCACCAAAGAGGCAAAGACTTCCAGCTGCGGACGTCGATCAGCATTCAGGAGGCGGCCGTCATCCTGTCCTGCCTGCCTGCCTACCATGTGGCCAAGGAGGAGGAGCACCATGAGTCGATCCCCATGACTTCGCTGCCGGCGCCGGCATTGAAGGGGGAGGCAGCCGCGCGCTGCCCGCTGGATCATGAGTGCATGTGACGGAACGCAACCCGACGCCCCGGGTAATAAAGGCGGTGCCCGTGCCGACGAAACGCGGGCCGGGGGCCTGGAACGGCCAGGCTTTTGAGCAGCACCCGGCCGGCGGCGCGCGGGAAGGGAACGAAACGAGACTCGGGAGCATGCGTGCTGCCGTGCCATGCTCTCTGCCGACCGCCATGGACCATGGTATTGGTAGGACGCAGGAGTGATAAAGCAATGAAGCGAAGACGATGATACCTCTACGTTCACAAGTAATCCATCTAACCCTAGTTTGGTGCTGCAACGTGGCGACAGCAGCAACTGCCTACTGCTGCTAATCGTATATGCCTACCACAATTATATGGTGCCAGCAGAAAGACAGTACACGTTCTttaccttctctctctctctctctctctctctctctctctctctctctctctctctctctctctctctctctctctctctctctctctctctctctctctctctctctctctctgtctttcTCCAGGGAAAGACGAGCTGTCTGCACCGAGGACAGCAAAGTGGATTCCGATCTCCTGTCGGGGTCAAGTAGGCCATTTCATTAGGGCCCCCTAGGTACCTGTTGTTTCTTTTCGTTTGTTAATGTAAAGAGGGAGATGTTTTTTTTTCCCACCACCTTTCTTTTCTTTGGTTGGGTGTGAGTGTGACCGACTGCGAGCCTCGCAAGTCGCGATCCGACTGATCGCCGCTCCTCAACCACCCCGCTCGTCTGCGTCTGGGCCTGGTAGGCCGCCCGCAAGTGGCCCAAGCGAACCTCCCACAGTACTTTGACCACCACGATGGCCCAACAGCAAAACTTTACACTTGCTTACTCTTCTGAAATTCAAAGTACGTACACCACGCCAACAGGAACAGCTGATTATAGATAGCCATTGGTTGGAACATATTCTAGATTTCTGAAAACGACTTGTGGTAACACTCAAATGGTACATATACCCATAGATTAAACCTAATCGAGAAGGTTCTCCTTAAGTTACGGTTTTATTTCAATAAACTTTGCCAAATTATATTTCCCTAAGTCAATTCTCCTTACTTAGACTGTCTAAGAAGACAAATGTATTATGAACATAGTTTTTTTTCCATA of Zea mays cultivar B73 chromosome 8, Zm-B73-REFERENCE-NAM-5.0, whole genome shotgun sequence contains these proteins:
- the LOC103636431 gene encoding RNA-binding protein 24-B isoform X1 produces the protein MSPPSVMGQFGDTTYTKVFVGGLAWETQKETMRKYFEQFGEILEAVVITDKNTGRSKGYGFVTFRDSDAAMRACVDPAPVIDGRRANCNLASLGVQRSRPPTPQHGGARNFKVMKSFSQQAGIQGGLGAAFPSHATFPHYAIPQGLPYHIYGYSPYTLDYGYPTNFYNIYGGPQYTFYGGGAGMVTGTSPFYPYFQFGQSGNTTTNYTSGQGYNLQYPQMFHFSTVSSTAAAVNGFAQQYGGPLSLAASPQAQAGMTMALAAPTMPTPTQAAHPYRLIPSVSTAPEQPLA
- the LOC103636431 gene encoding RNA-binding protein 24-B isoform X2, which gives rise to MSPPSVMGQFGDTTYTKVFVGGLAWETQKETMRKYFEQFGEILEAVVITDKNTGRSKGYGFVTFRDSDAAMRACVDPAPVIDGRRANCNLASLGVQRSRPPTPQHGGARNFKVMKSFSQQAGIQGGLGAAFPSHATFPHYAIPQGLPYHIYGYSPYTLDYGYPTNFYNIYGGPQYTFYGGGAGMVTGTSPFYPYFQFGQSGNTTTNYTSGQGYNLQYPQMFHFSTVSSTAAAVNGFAQQYGGPLSLAASPQAQAVCIPIKQA